The nucleotide sequence TTAATCTCTTCAGGCATTGTCACATCATATGACCTAAGGCCCGCTTCAACGTGGCCAACTGCAATATGCAGTTTCGCACATACAAGTGCTCCTGCAAGCACCGCATTTGTATCTCCTTGAACAAGAACAATATCCGGTTTTTCTTCAAGCAGAATCTCTTCAATTCCTTTCATCATGAGTCCAGTCTGTTTTGCATGGCTGCCTGAACCTACATGGATGTTGTAATCAGGAGTTGGAATTTCCAAATCTTTAAAAAAAGTATCTGACATTTCCTTATCATAATGCTGACCGGTGTGAAGAACAATTTGACTAATGCCTCTTTTATTGATTTCAGCAATAATCGGAGCCATCTTAATAATTTCCGGTCGGGTTCCTAAAATAGTTGCAATTTTCATATTAATCCCTCAATAAATATATTAAATAAAATGATTTAAAAATTTTTAGAAAAAAATAGTTAATTAACCATATAATGGGCCACATAAAATGAGCCTATAGCAATACCAAAAGCAGTACAAACCGCAAGGATAGCTATATTAAGTAAAAACGCTTCAATAAGCCCCCTTGTTGGAAATTTATTGTTATGCTTTTCTTTAAATAGAAGCGCATCAAATATTGTGGGCGCAGTAATAATTATTGCAATAAGTATAATGAACGGAATTGCATCAAACCATAAATTTGAACTGTTATGATTTATGGCAAGGTAAAATCCTAAAACTAAACCAATGATTATAGCAATAATGGATAATTTATCAAAAACTTGATATACTCTGGTCATAATTTGCCTCAAATATAGTTATGGTAAAAACTTATATATTAATGTAAGTCATTCAAACTTTTAATGATTGATTCACGAATGGCGTACTTCTTTTGAAAATCAGTTAGACAATCAACCAAATCACGCCTGAATCTTTCACATGCATAATCATCATAGCGGAACTTTATCCCATCATACTGAATGTCCATCAAAATCAGGTATTCCGGCTCCATAACTTTAATATATGCTCTTGGTTCGTCTTCACCGGGGTTTAACAGCTTTTCAACCTGGCCAATATCCATCTTATCTGTTGCCACATCAACAAAAACCCTCATCATCTTTCTTACCATGTTCCATAAAAATGACTCCCCATAAATATCAACAAAAATAGGGGAAAGTGTATCATGCAGATTAGGGAATTCCTTTTTGTGATAATCATCCAAACTGACCTTGCTAATTTTTATATCATCAATAGTCCTTGTGGTGGTTTTCTGAAAGCGTTTTGTGAAATTGGTGAAGTTGTGGGTTCCTTTAAAAATTTCAGCAACCTCATTGAGTTTGTCAACATCAAGATCCTGAAACAGCAGGTACCTGTATTGTCTCATCTGTGCATATCTCGGTTTGAATGCATATCTTACAGGAGCGCTTGCAAGAATCTGAATATCATCAGGCAGAGAATTGTTTATTTCATTTACCCTGACCTCTTTTTCAGACTGAAAACTAATTACATTACCCAAACTGTGAACTCCAGCATCAGTTCTTCCTGCTATTCTGAATCTGGACTTTTTTAAATCGTCAATATAATCCAGCTTGCGCAGGTGATATATTAACTCCTCTTCAACCGTTCTTAAGTTGGGCTGTCTTTGAAAGCCATGAAAATTAGTACCGATATATCCGATTTTTAATGCTGTTCTTTTCATCAATTAAATATTTAACACAATAGAACATAAAGTTTGGGAAAATAGCTAAAAAAAGAGGAGGGTAAATAGCTAATGGCTAGCTATTTACATGGACATATGACTTGATTTATATTTATGTTATAATCATAAGAAGATAATTAAAATTTAATTGAGATAGAGTAGTTAAATTGCTTTAATTTTAATTATCTTGATTACTCATGTGTATAAGTAACTAATTTATAATTAATAGTAATAATCATATAAATGTTATTAAAGAACTATCTACATATACCGGCTTTAAATTTAAAAATAAGTTATTTTAAACAGTTAAATTACATATAACTAAAAATATGGTCTGCAATAGCCCTATAAAATAATAATGATAATTTTTTACGAATTTGTAATACTCACTATTTCAAATCAAATCACTTAAAATAGAAAAAAACAAAATTACAACATTTTTTAATTAATTTAAAACATGTTAATTCAATTAAATAAGACAATAAAGCAAAACAAACAAGAATAGTGAAAAATAATAAATAATAAAAAAATTTAAAAAAGTATTACTTTTCAATAAAATAATACTTCCAAATCTAAATTAATTCCTTAACCATGTGAGTGGTTTCATCATAGTCATCTTCTTCAATGGTTATTTTATAACCCAATGATTTCCAGAAAGGCAGTGCTGCATCAAGATACCTGTGAGTATGCAAGTAAATTTTTGAATAACCTGCATTTTTTGCAAAGTCTTCCATTACATTGACAAGCCGGCGGGCAATACCATGTCGCCTGTAGTTTCCATCAACCATAAGTCTCCAAATACTTGCAGTATCATCTTTTGAATAAACACCCTTGAATAAGTCATAATCCTTATCATATGCCCTGATTCCTGCTGTAGCTACAATCTTATCACCATCCCAAGCAACAAACATGCAATTGCAGTCAGGTGAAATGTAATATTCCTTCATACCGTCGATATCATAGTGAAATTTTGGAGTGGGACCTATACCATATTCAATCATAATTTGGCCATATAAGAATTCCTTAACGTCCTCTATTTCATTTATATCATCACTAATTTCTCTAATAACAACATTCATAATATCACATGAAAAATAAAAAAAAATAATAAGGAAAATAAAATTAATTTCCCTTATTCTTGAGCAGTTTCAGGATTAAGTAATTTTTCCACATTTTCCCCAATAAGGTCAAATAATAATACAACAATCAGTAATGACATACCAGGATAAAATGCTAGCCACCAGTATCCGGATGACAGATAATGCATGGACTCTGATAAGATAACTCCAATTGCAGGTTCATGAGGAGGTAATCCGAATCCTAAAAATGTAATAGCCGCTTCGTGCATAATAGCATGAGGGAACATTAAAATTACACCAACAATAATCTGAGATACCACCAATGGCAAAATATGTTTGGTAGCAACCCATATTTTAGATCTTCCAAGATTTTCAGCCAGATGGACATATTCTTTAGTTTTAATCTCTTTTACTTCAGACCTGAGAACTCTTGCCAAAGGAGTCCAATGAGTTAAACCAACACCCATTACAACACCAAACACTCCACCACCGAACATGATGGAAACAAGAATAATTAAAAGAATATGTGGAATGGAACCGAATAAATCAATTATTCCAGCAACAATTTCATCTGCAAGTCTGTTGAAACTTGAAAATAAACCTAAAATTATAGAAATAATTGTACTGACCACCGATGCAATGAATCCTACCATCAAACTTAACCCGAGACCTGCAATAGTTCTTTGAAACATGTCTCTTCCCATCCAGTCTGTACCGAAAAGATGTTCAAAGGAAGGCATCTGATTTGCACTAATGAAACTTGTAGGAATATCCCTGACAAAGTATCCTGAAACAAATACAGAAATAATAACTAAAGCTGAAATAATAATTATCACAAGAGTTTTAGTCCTAAGATTTGCAGGATATAAAAACCATTGCCTTTTTTCATCAGTTTTCTTTTTAATCACTGAACTCACTCTCCTTAATTCTTGGGTCAATCAGGTAATAGGAGAGATCCGCAAGCAAATTACCTACAAACACAAATATTGCACTGAAAATTACAATTCCTAAAAACAGCGGCACATCACTTTGAAGTCCTGCGGCAACAGCCGTCTGTCCGATTCCAGGATATGAAAATACCTGTTCCACTAAAACAGCACCGCCAAATAACTCACTGAATGATAAGAATTGTAGAGTTATTGCAGGAAGCAGGATATTTCTTATTCCATGATTTTTGACTAAATCCCAACCTTTTTCTCCTCTTGATTTAGCAAATAAAACATAATCAGAGGATAAAACTTGGATTAACTCGTTACGAGTATACATTGCAATAGGTGCAAGACCGACCAAACTTAATGTTAAAGTAGGAAGCACAAGCCTTGTTGCCCATTCCATAAATGTAGCATCAGTACTTCTAACACCGATAGGGACTCCAAAACCAATTGGGAACCAACCTAAATAGACTGAAAATACCATTAAAATAAGCATTCCAACCCAAAAGGAGGGAGCAGATTGAATTGCATAACAATAAACTTTTACTGCTTTATCTATCAAAGATCCTTTATTTTTACCAGCAACCACTCCGAAAACAAAACCTAATACACCACTTAATATCCATGATATTGCCATCAATACAATTGAAGCCATAAATTTCTCGAAAATAATGTCAATAACAGGAGCACGATAAATTAAGGATGTACCCAGGTTACCTTGAACCAAATCCAATAACCAGTGATAAATTTTTGTTGGTAAAGGAACATTTACACCGAAATAACTTTCCAAAATAGCTCTCTGACCTTCAGAAACAGCAGCTCCTTTCAGATAAGTAGTTACAGGATTAATAGGGGATAAATCTAATAAAATAAAACTGAAAATTGCAACAACAATCATCAAAATTATAAATCTTATTAATTTATAACCAAAGAATTTTAAAATTTGATTTTTATTCAATAATAAACCCCCTTAAAGTATTTAAAAAAATAAAAAAAGGAAAAAGGATTAATTAAGCTGTAGAGTTGGTTCTTGTCCAATCACAGATGTTAATTAATACATCGTTTCCTAAACCGTCAGGTTGATTACCAATATCGATTCCATCTTTGATGAAGTAGTTGTAGTCATAATTGACTAACCATACAAATGGAGCGTCACCAGCAGGACCCCAACCTCCGCCATTAACTAAAGCGGATTGAGACCATAAATCGTTTGCAGTACTTAAATCACTGGAATGCATTGCTTCATCCATTAAGTTATCGGAATCAGTATTGTTATATAAGTTAGGGTTCATATAGAATCCGTCTGCCTCTTTACTGTGGTATTGTTGGTAGATGGATTTATATGGGTCTGGAGAAGTTTGTTGCATTAATGCAGCTGAGCAGTACATGTTTTGGTAAATAGTATCCCAGTCAGCACCTACTAAATTAACTTCAATTCCAATTTCTTTTGCTTGTTCAGCGAATACTGTGGATAAAGATTGTCTGTCAAGATAATCTGGCGGGTAGTATAAATCAAATGATGCTTTTACACCATCTTTTTCAACTATTCCATCACCATTAGTATCGTTCCATCCGCCTTCAGCCAATATCCTTTTAGCTTCATCAACATTACTGTCATTGACTTTAGCATCAGGATTTGCATAATCCCTGGTATCTACACTTGTATATTCAGGAGTAGCGTGTCCGGAGAAAATTTCATCACACATTTTTTGACGATCAACACCAACGTTTAATGCTTCTCTGATTGCTTTATCGGAAGTTACATTGTTTCCTATTTTATAGGTACCATTGTAAGAATCACCATTGTCAGGGAGATAAGGTAAAGATACACCCTGTGCCCTACCTGCTGATTTTTCAATGAATTGATATCCGTCAACAGATTGGTTCAATGCTGAAGTAGCAACAGGCACTACATCAATTTCGTTTGATTTAGCTAATTCTAACCATGTAGATTCTTCAGGGAACAATAAGGTTAATTGAGTAAAGTATGGTTTTTCACCATAGTAATTATCGTTGATTTTGAATATTGCTTGTTGGCCTTTATCCCAGTGGTCTAAAACATAAGGTCCAGTACCGATTGGGTTTTCACCGTAGGTATTGTTATCGTATGAATCAGAAGGAACAATACCCAAATATCTTAAATCATAAATAAAAGTTGATCTTGGTTCAACTAAATTAAATTCTACTGTGGTAGCATTAACTGCAGTTGCATTTTCAAGATTGGTTAAATCTAAATCAGATTCTGTTGCTTTTGCAGTGTTGAATGTAAATGCTACATCTTCTGCATCAAAAGTGGAATTATCTGAAAATTTAACATCATTTCTTATATTTACTGTCCATGTTTTTCCGTCACTGCTGATTGAGTAATCAGTAGCAAGGTCCGGTTCCATAGTTCCATTTTCGCCTGTTTTAAATAAACAGCTTTGTACTAAAGGATTATAGTTTTGGTGTCCGCATCCCCAACCCGTGAGAGGATTAAAACCTGCTTCAGGTTCTTTAATGTTACTGTGAGCAGCTACAGTTAAATGAGTAGGATCGCTGTCAGCAGAACCTCCCATAAATGCGAATGCTGCAGCAACAATAACCACTAAAGCTACAACCCCACCAATTAATATTTTTTTATCCATATCTTTTTCACCATAAAAAATCATTAAATTATTATTAAAATAAAAGTAATACTTTTAAGAATAATTTTACTTAATAAGTAATACTAATTTGATTTATTTTAATATGTTTTATAATTTACAAAAACAACATATAAAAACATATTTATTACTTCTAAATTATTATTGATAAACTAAAAAATATTCAAACTTAGCAGATAAAAAATAACAGATAGACAAATAAAAAAAGAAAAATCCCCTAATTAAAAGAAAATAATCAGAAAAATAAAACAGAAACATATACAAGAAAATTATCAAAAGTAATACAAAAATTAAATTTAAATAACATCACAGTTAAATATTGGCTCATGACTATTTCTTTTGAACTAAAAAACTATTTGCTGAAAAACGGTGCAATAGAGGTAGGATATGCAGATATAGAAAATTTCACACCCAAAAAAGACTTAAATACAGGCATTGTTTTTTATATCACATACCCCAAGGAAATAATAAAAAATATGAAAAATGCACCCACAAAAGAATATGTAGAAGAATTAGTTAGTTTAAACACACGTTTAGATGAATTAGGTATGAAATGTGAAGAATATCTGATAAATAAAGGTTTTAATGCATATGCCCAAACAAAAAAAAGATTGGGAACTGATTTTGGTGAATTTAATTCCTTTGAGCTACCACATAAAACCATAGCCACACGTGCAGGTCTTGGCTGGATTGGAAAATCAGCACTATTTACAACAAAAAAATACGGATCCGCCTTAAGATTATCCTCTGTTTTAACTGATGCACCTTTAAAAATTGGAACTCCAATACTAAAATCCCAATGTGGAAAATGTATGGAATGTAGAAATGCATGTCCCGGAGGCGCCATAAGCGGGAAAGAATGGAACTACAGACTTAAACGTAACGAATTTTACGACGATAAAAAATGTGAAAAATATGCATTAAAAGTTTCAGAAGAAAATCTGGGAAAAGCAGATACGGTATGTGGAAAATGTATCTATGCATGTCCACATACACAAAGATATATTAAAAAATCATAATTTTACAGCATAGCGAAAATCATTCGCTGAAGGATTAATTTCTAATCCCCTAATAGTTTTATCCATATGAACTGTTTCAAGCTCATCATTTGCATCCAGAACAACAACAAAACCCATCTTTGTCCAGAATTCCAAAGCACCATTTAAATTCTTATGAGTATGCAAGTAAATTTTTTCAAAATCGGCATCATTGGCAAAATTTTCTGCAATACTGAATAATTTTGAAGCTAAACCGCAACGACGATATTCCTCATCAACAAACAGTCTCCAAATACTGGAGGTTGCATCTTTCGAATACAGAGATCCAAATTCAGAAAAATCTTTGTCATAAGCTCTAATGCCAATTGTTCCAATAATTTCACCAGATTTAAAATAAGCGACGAAAAAATTATTACGTTCAGGATTAATGTAATAATCCTCCATTTTTATAATATCTTCATGCCATTCAGGAACATAATCATACCCAAATTCTTTTTTAATCATTTTAAACAAAAATTCTTGAACATCCCTAATCTGTTTTGAATCATTGCCTAACGGTTTAATTATAACATTCATGAAAACACCCGTAAAAGTATTACATTTATTACAAAATATATGTTATTAGTAATACTTTTTTAAATATTTTGATTAACTTTAATATTGATAAAGTACAAATTAGTATTTAAAGATTACCATTTGATTATGTAAGGTGAATATATGGAGAAATTACTAGATGTAGAAAACGTTTCAATTTCATTTATACAATACACAAAAGGTTTGAATCAGCAAAACCTGCAAGTTATCACCGATTTAACATTAGATATCTCCGAAGGTGAAATTTTAGCAGTTTTAGGCTCAAGTGGATCTGGAAAAAGCCTTCTTGCACATGCAATTTTCGGAATTCTTCCAGAAAATGCAAAACTAAACGGAAAGATAAAATTCAAAGGAAAAGAACTGTCTCAAAAAGACAAGGAAGAGATAAGAGGAAAAGATATGGTTCTTGTACCACAATCTGTTAACTTCCTTGACCCCTTAATGAAAATATCCGACCAGGCAATTGGCCATACAGAAAATGATGCGGAAAGAAATGAAAAGAAACAGAAACAAAGAAAAATATTTGAACATTACAATCTTGGACCAGAAGTAGATGAAATGTATCCTTTCCAACTATCAGGAGGAATGGCAAGAAGAGTATTGGTATCAACAGCATTACTATCCAATCCAAAACTTGTGGTAGCAGACGAACCAACCCCAGGTTTAGATGAAAAAACTGTGAAAGAGACTCTGAATCATTTTAAACATATGAAAGATGACAACATAGGCGTTTTATTAATCACACACGATATTCATGCGGCACTAGAAGTGGCGGATAGAATAGGAATATTCTACTCAGGATACGTAATAGAAATAGCAGAAAACAAAGACTTCACAGGAGATGGAGAAAACCTCCTACACCCATACACAAAAGCACTATACAAAGCACTGCCAGCAAACGGATTCGAACTAACTAAAGGACACCAACCACTACACGGAGAAATACCAAACGGATGCCCATACTACGACAGATGCGAAATGCGCTTTGACAGATGCAAACAGGAAAGACCACAACTAATCGACCTGGGAAACAAAAAAGTAAGATGCTTTAAATACGAAGAAGGTGATTAACAATGAAACTCAAAGCAGAAAACATATCTTTCAAATATCCTTCCGCTAAAAATTACATATTAAAAGACATTAATCTTGAACTTGACAATAATAAGGTAATTGGTTTAATTGGTGACAGTGGAAGTGGAAAATCCACATTATGTAAAATCTTATCAGGATATGTAACAAAATTTGAAGGGAGGGTTACATTCGATGGAAATCCATTGCCTAAAAAAGGATTCAAACCTGTACAATTGATTTATCAACACCCTGAAAAGGTAA is from Methanobrevibacter sp. and encodes:
- the truA gene encoding tRNA pseudouridine(38-40) synthase TruA — translated: MKRTALKIGYIGTNFHGFQRQPNLRTVEEELIYHLRKLDYIDDLKKSRFRIAGRTDAGVHSLGNVISFQSEKEVRVNEINNSLPDDIQILASAPVRYAFKPRYAQMRQYRYLLFQDLDVDKLNEVAEIFKGTHNFTNFTKRFQKTTTRTIDDIKISKVSLDDYHKKEFPNLHDTLSPIFVDIYGESFLWNMVRKMMRVFVDVATDKMDIGQVEKLLNPGEDEPRAYIKVMEPEYLILMDIQYDGIKFRYDDYACERFRRDLVDCLTDFQKKYAIRESIIKSLNDLH
- a CDS encoding GNAT family N-acetyltransferase, with protein sequence MNVVIREISDDINEIEDVKEFLYGQIMIEYGIGPTPKFHYDIDGMKEYYISPDCNCMFVAWDGDKIVATAGIRAYDKDYDLFKGVYSKDDTASIWRLMVDGNYRRHGIARRLVNVMEDFAKNAGYSKIYLHTHRYLDAALPFWKSLGYKITIEEDDYDETTHMVKELI
- a CDS encoding ABC transporter permease, whose amino-acid sequence is MIKKKTDEKRQWFLYPANLRTKTLVIIIISALVIISVFVSGYFVRDIPTSFISANQMPSFEHLFGTDWMGRDMFQRTIAGLGLSLMVGFIASVVSTIISIILGLFSSFNRLADEIVAGIIDLFGSIPHILLIILVSIMFGGGVFGVVMGVGLTHWTPLARVLRSEVKEIKTKEYVHLAENLGRSKIWVATKHILPLVVSQIIVGVILMFPHAIMHEAAITFLGFGLPPHEPAIGVILSESMHYLSSGYWWLAFYPGMSLLIVVLLFDLIGENVEKLLNPETAQE
- a CDS encoding ABC transporter permease, with product MNKNQILKFFGYKLIRFIILMIVVAIFSFILLDLSPINPVTTYLKGAAVSEGQRAILESYFGVNVPLPTKIYHWLLDLVQGNLGTSLIYRAPVIDIIFEKFMASIVLMAISWILSGVLGFVFGVVAGKNKGSLIDKAVKVYCYAIQSAPSFWVGMLILMVFSVYLGWFPIGFGVPIGVRSTDATFMEWATRLVLPTLTLSLVGLAPIAMYTRNELIQVLSSDYVLFAKSRGEKGWDLVKNHGIRNILLPAITLQFLSFSELFGGAVLVEQVFSYPGIGQTAVAAGLQSDVPLFLGIVIFSAIFVFVGNLLADLSYYLIDPRIKESEFSD
- a CDS encoding ABC transporter substrate-binding protein; this encodes MDKKILIGGVVALVVIVAAAFAFMGGSADSDPTHLTVAAHSNIKEPEAGFNPLTGWGCGHQNYNPLVQSCLFKTGENGTMEPDLATDYSISSDGKTWTVNIRNDVKFSDNSTFDAEDVAFTFNTAKATESDLDLTNLENATAVNATTVEFNLVEPRSTFIYDLRYLGIVPSDSYDNNTYGENPIGTGPYVLDHWDKGQQAIFKINDNYYGEKPYFTQLTLLFPEESTWLELAKSNEIDVVPVATSALNQSVDGYQFIEKSAGRAQGVSLPYLPDNGDSYNGTYKIGNNVTSDKAIREALNVGVDRQKMCDEIFSGHATPEYTSVDTRDYANPDAKVNDSNVDEAKRILAEGGWNDTNGDGIVEKDGVKASFDLYYPPDYLDRQSLSTVFAEQAKEIGIEVNLVGADWDTIYQNMYCSAALMQQTSPDPYKSIYQQYHSKEADGFYMNPNLYNNTDSDNLMDEAMHSSDLSTANDLWSQSALVNGGGWGPAGDAPFVWLVNYDYNYFIKDGIDIGNQPDGLGNDVLINICDWTRTNSTA
- a CDS encoding 4Fe-4S double cluster binding domain-containing protein — protein: MTISFELKNYLLKNGAIEVGYADIENFTPKKDLNTGIVFYITYPKEIIKNMKNAPTKEYVEELVSLNTRLDELGMKCEEYLINKGFNAYAQTKKRLGTDFGEFNSFELPHKTIATRAGLGWIGKSALFTTKKYGSALRLSSVLTDAPLKIGTPILKSQCGKCMECRNACPGGAISGKEWNYRLKRNEFYDDKKCEKYALKVSEENLGKADTVCGKCIYACPHTQRYIKKS
- a CDS encoding GNAT family N-acetyltransferase, coding for MNVIIKPLGNDSKQIRDVQEFLFKMIKKEFGYDYVPEWHEDIIKMEDYYINPERNNFFVAYFKSGEIIGTIGIRAYDKDFSEFGSLYSKDATSSIWRLFVDEEYRRCGLASKLFSIAENFANDADFEKIYLHTHKNLNGALEFWTKMGFVVVLDANDELETVHMDKTIRGLEINPSANDFRYAVKL
- a CDS encoding ABC transporter ATP-binding protein, which produces MEKLLDVENVSISFIQYTKGLNQQNLQVITDLTLDISEGEILAVLGSSGSGKSLLAHAIFGILPENAKLNGKIKFKGKELSQKDKEEIRGKDMVLVPQSVNFLDPLMKISDQAIGHTENDAERNEKKQKQRKIFEHYNLGPEVDEMYPFQLSGGMARRVLVSTALLSNPKLVVADEPTPGLDEKTVKETLNHFKHMKDDNIGVLLITHDIHAALEVADRIGIFYSGYVIEIAENKDFTGDGENLLHPYTKALYKALPANGFELTKGHQPLHGEIPNGCPYYDRCEMRFDRCKQERPQLIDLGNKKVRCFKYEEGD